In the Anaerosporomusa subterranea genome, one interval contains:
- a CDS encoding CAP domain-containing protein, translated as MKKIRTTAATLLTALFIATATVPAAAAPTLYYTSQQQLNSYQQFNQYLISRGYTPYNLVQKPAVPPKPTPPPAPTPAPTPTPAPQPTPAPQPAPAPQQADGALLSAPITAQEQQMVNLVNQERTKLGLTALTVDMRLVKVARMKSMDMIKNHYFGHQSPVYGSPYDLLKSQGITYSAAGENLAGNSSVTSAHTGLMNSPGHRANILNTKYKKIGIGIIKGGPYGLMISQEFIG; from the coding sequence GTGAAAAAAATTCGTACAACTGCAGCTACCCTGTTAACAGCCCTGTTCATCGCCACTGCCACTGTGCCGGCGGCAGCTGCCCCGACTCTTTATTACACCTCACAACAGCAACTGAACAGTTACCAACAATTTAACCAATATCTGATAAGCAGAGGGTATACACCGTATAACCTGGTACAAAAGCCGGCTGTACCACCAAAGCCTACACCTCCCCCTGCGCCTACGCCTGCTCCTACCCCTACCCCTGCGCCGCAACCGACTCCTGCTCCTCAGCCTGCTCCCGCACCACAGCAAGCAGATGGGGCATTGCTGTCAGCACCGATCACCGCCCAAGAGCAACAGATGGTTAACCTCGTCAATCAAGAACGGACAAAGCTTGGTTTAACTGCTCTCACGGTTGATATGCGTCTGGTTAAGGTAGCCCGCATGAAAAGCATGGACATGATTAAAAACCATTATTTCGGACATCAATCTCCGGTATATGGATCGCCTTATGACCTTTTGAAATCTCAAGGTATAACGTACAGTGCTGCCGGTGAAAACCTGGCAGGTAACTCTTCAGTTACCAGCGCCCATACCGGCCTGATGAATTCTCCGGGCCATCGTGCCAACATTCTTAATACTAAATATAAAAAAATTGGTATTGGCATAATCAAAGGCGGGCCTTACGGTTTGATGATTAGCCAGGAATTTATTGGCTAA
- a CDS encoding protein adenylyltransferase SelO — translation MTNRKAIIETGWNLDSSYARLPVSFFSSLNPNPVRSPKLIILNEPLATSLGLNVQALQSEEGVAVFAGNRIPEGAVPLAQAYAGHQFGHFTMLGDGRALLLGEQITPLSDRFDIQLKGSGRTPYSRGGDGRAALGPMLREYIISEAMHALGIATTRSLAVVTTGESIFRNAEQPGAILTRVAASHLRVGTFQYVANWGTVEELGILADYTLQRHFPDVGADGNCYLLLLQEVIKRQAALIAKWQLVGFIHGVMNTDNMALSGESIDYGPCAFMDAYDPTTVFSSIDSQGRYAYGNQPQIAAWNLARFAETLLPLLHDNQEQAIKLAQDAISGFIELYRRFWLAGMRAKLGIGNEEEGDEFLIEGLLSMMHKYRADYTNTFRALTFDKPEDTVLSGTAEFAQWHELWQARLGRQESKASPQQLMQNSNPALIPRNHRVEAALEAAVKQGDYSVMKRLLTVLSSPYAHTPEQAEYSTLPDLSTKPYRTFCGT, via the coding sequence ATGACAAATAGAAAAGCGATAATAGAAACAGGATGGAACTTGGACAGCAGTTATGCCCGTCTGCCGGTATCCTTTTTTAGCAGCCTCAATCCAAACCCAGTACGTTCACCGAAATTGATCATTCTCAATGAACCGCTGGCGACATCCCTAGGCTTGAACGTCCAGGCGCTGCAAAGCGAAGAGGGGGTAGCGGTGTTTGCCGGCAACCGGATTCCCGAAGGAGCCGTGCCGCTTGCTCAAGCTTACGCCGGGCATCAATTCGGGCATTTTACGATGTTGGGGGACGGACGGGCTCTGTTGCTTGGCGAGCAGATCACTCCCCTGAGTGACCGGTTTGATATTCAACTCAAAGGTTCAGGCAGAACGCCATACTCCCGTGGCGGCGATGGCCGGGCGGCTCTAGGGCCGATGTTGCGTGAATATATCATCAGTGAAGCAATGCATGCGCTTGGTATTGCTACCACCCGCAGCCTGGCGGTGGTGACAACCGGTGAGTCCATATTCCGCAATGCCGAACAGCCTGGCGCTATTCTGACCCGCGTGGCCGCCAGTCATCTGCGAGTTGGCACTTTTCAATACGTTGCAAACTGGGGCACTGTTGAGGAGCTCGGGATACTGGCTGATTATACACTGCAGCGGCATTTTCCGGATGTGGGCGCTGATGGAAATTGCTATCTGCTCTTGCTTCAGGAAGTGATCAAGCGCCAAGCCGCGCTGATTGCCAAATGGCAGCTGGTGGGCTTTATTCATGGGGTGATGAACACCGACAACATGGCCCTGAGCGGAGAATCCATTGATTATGGCCCTTGCGCCTTCATGGATGCCTATGACCCGACAACGGTTTTCAGCTCAATTGACAGTCAAGGCCGCTATGCCTATGGCAATCAGCCACAGATTGCTGCGTGGAATCTCGCGCGGTTTGCTGAAACCCTGCTGCCGCTGCTGCATGACAACCAGGAGCAGGCAATCAAACTGGCCCAGGATGCGATTTCCGGTTTCATTGAGCTTTATCGCCGCTTTTGGCTCGCGGGAATGAGAGCAAAACTGGGAATAGGTAACGAGGAGGAAGGGGATGAATTCCTGATTGAAGGACTCCTCAGCATGATGCATAAATATCGTGCGGACTATACCAATACGTTCCGAGCACTCACTTTTGATAAGCCGGAGGATACGGTCCTGTCTGGGACCGCGGAATTTGCCCAATGGCATGAACTGTGGCAGGCTCGACTAGGCAGGCAGGAATCAAAAGCCTCACCGCAGCAGTTGATGCAAAACAGCAATCCTGCGCTGATCCCGCGCAACCACCGGGTAGAAGCCGCGCTGGAAGCCGCAGTGAAACAAGGAGATTACAGCGTGATGAAGCGCCTTCTTACGGTTCTTTCAAGCCCCTACGCGCACACCCCCGAACAGGCTGAGTACTCCACGCTGCCTGATTTATCAACCAAACCTTACCGAACTTTTTGCGGGACGTAA
- a CDS encoding YihY/virulence factor BrkB family protein — protein sequence MVKLENSATFEKLRSSIVYKYTGQLLFRYKDDDLAAMSAQITYYLILAFFPFLFFLINLLSFTPLSNKLLITNFSIILPADTAMMIKNTLVQTVQAKSKTLLLIGMLGSLWAASRGMASIIRGLNHSYGVKESRHFFKLNGIALMSTIGLTVMIIFSLFMIVFGRIIGSYVFGLVGAKTLFYSIWSFLRYGISLTFMVVTFYLLYTYLPNRKLKFKNVMVGTTFATFGWVSASLLFSFYVNSFANYELIYGSLGGVFGLIIWLYISTLIFLIGGELNAISSNLDDKKKL from the coding sequence ATGGTAAAATTGGAGAACTCAGCAACGTTTGAAAAGTTAAGAAGTTCTATAGTATATAAATATACAGGACAACTGCTATTTCGATATAAAGATGACGATTTAGCAGCAATGAGTGCACAAATCACCTATTACTTGATATTAGCTTTCTTCCCTTTTTTATTTTTCCTAATCAATTTATTAAGTTTCACCCCTCTTTCCAATAAATTATTAATTACCAACTTCAGTATCATTCTCCCTGCCGATACTGCGATGATGATAAAAAATACGTTAGTACAGACTGTGCAAGCCAAGAGTAAAACGCTTTTACTTATAGGTATGCTCGGCAGTCTTTGGGCAGCTTCTCGAGGAATGGCGTCTATTATACGAGGTCTTAATCATTCCTATGGTGTGAAAGAAAGCCGCCATTTTTTCAAACTTAATGGTATCGCTCTGATGTCCACAATAGGTTTGACTGTTATGATCATATTTTCATTGTTCATGATAGTATTTGGGCGAATTATCGGCTCTTACGTCTTTGGGTTAGTCGGAGCAAAAACTTTATTCTACAGTATTTGGTCTTTTTTGAGATATGGCATTTCTCTAACCTTCATGGTAGTCACATTTTATTTGCTATATACCTATTTGCCGAATCGGAAACTAAAGTTTAAAAATGTTATGGTCGGTACGACTTTTGCAACGTTTGGTTGGGTTTCTGCCTCTTTATTATTTTCCTTCTACGTCAATAGCTTTGCTAACTACGAACTAATTTATGGAAGCTTAGGCGGAGTTTTTGGTCTAATCATCTGGTTATACATTAGCACGTTAATCTTTCTCATTGGCGGAGAATTAAACGCGATTAGCAGCAATTTAGACGATAAGAAAAAACTGTAG
- a CDS encoding GlsB/YeaQ/YmgE family stress response membrane protein, with amino-acid sequence MKQPVSRQSPLSSVDATDWGNVTTIQYTHIVIKRYFSVMKGVAITGILSWIIVGAFAGWIASIITGKNAQMGAIANIVTGVGGAIFAGFVLKYFGIDGVTGFNLYSIIVAIGGATALLYIVGLFKK; translated from the coding sequence ATGAAGCAGCCGGTTAGTCGGCAATCACCCCTAAGCAGCGTCGATGCGACTGATTGGGGAAACGTAACAACTATTCAATATACGCATATAGTAATAAAGAGGTATTTTTCTGTTATGAAAGGGGTGGCTATTACGGGTATACTTTCATGGATTATTGTCGGCGCGTTTGCCGGCTGGATCGCCAGTATCATTACCGGCAAGAATGCCCAGATGGGTGCAATCGCCAACATCGTCACCGGTGTAGGTGGCGCCATATTCGCCGGTTTTGTGCTCAAGTATTTTGGTATTGACGGAGTGACTGGGTTTAATCTGTATAGCATCATCGTCGCCATTGGCGGCGCTACTGCACTGTTGTATATTGTCGGTCTGTTCAAGAAGTAG
- the mgtA gene encoding magnesium-translocating P-type ATPase yields the protein MLRLNSALSDLFAGLKTDGRGLLDDDARKRLSRVGPNSLEQKRDVSDIEAFLRQFLNPLVMVLLFSGGLSFFLGEISGGLIISILVLFSVCLQFYHERRSMKAAANLSRQVAVHATAMRDGIKREIEMVNIVPGDIVFLSAGDIIPGDCRLIATKDLYVNQAALTGEAFPVEKKAVAAAQSAELLTDMDFAVFMGSSVTSGMGQAVVVSTGPATEIGHIAHVLSATPPPTAFEHGIKEFSLMLVKIVFLLVFVIFFLNAVLGKGFFDSFLFAVAVSVGLTPELLPMIMTINLANGAIAMAKKGVIVKWLASIQNFGSMDILCSDKTGTLTEGTFKLVSYQNSAGEPEDLVRLYAYLNSTLQSDIKNPLDLAITEAVHPDEASAYSKVDEIPFDFVRRMLSVVVASGDERLLIVKGAPESVMSNCNYYYKSGETPVFDETIKFAVQKQFEAESLQGHKVIAVAYKTVNPIQQSFGIEDEHDLIFLGTLSFFDPPKGSVAETLEALRGMGVAVKVLTGDNELITSRVCQDVGIPAERILMGSEMDRMSDEALGRVIDDVAIYARLTPVQKNRVISLLKRKGHVVGYIGDGINDAPSLRTADVGISVNNAVDVAKEAASIILLEKSLGALKDGVFEGRRTFANTMKYIMMGTSSNFGNMFSMAVAAVMVPYLPMLPVQILLNNLLYDMSQITIPTDAVDPSSIAKPRRWDMVFIRRFMLVFGPVSSVFDILTFGVLIVVFHASESVFQTAWFIESLATQILVIYVIRSRYSILSSRPSKWLMFTTLTCVVAGVIVPYTALGTFFGFTPLAMPYLFAIAALVMVYLVMVENIKRWFYHRYGW from the coding sequence TTGTTGCGATTAAACTCAGCGCTATCTGATCTATTTGCAGGTTTAAAAACCGATGGCCGAGGTCTGCTCGATGACGACGCGAGAAAGCGCTTATCCCGGGTTGGTCCAAATAGCTTGGAGCAAAAGCGGGATGTCAGCGATATTGAGGCGTTTTTGCGTCAGTTTCTGAACCCGCTGGTAATGGTGCTGCTGTTTTCTGGCGGTCTGTCGTTTTTTCTGGGGGAAATCAGTGGTGGCCTGATCATTTCCATTCTGGTTTTGTTCAGCGTCTGTCTCCAGTTTTATCATGAACGCCGTTCGATGAAGGCTGCCGCGAATCTAAGCCGCCAAGTGGCTGTTCATGCTACTGCCATGCGCGATGGCATTAAGCGAGAAATCGAAATGGTCAATATCGTGCCAGGAGATATTGTGTTTTTGTCTGCTGGCGATATTATTCCCGGTGATTGTCGCTTGATTGCCACTAAGGATCTCTATGTCAATCAGGCAGCCTTAACAGGAGAAGCCTTTCCGGTAGAAAAAAAGGCGGTAGCTGCAGCGCAGTCGGCGGAGCTGCTGACCGATATGGACTTTGCTGTGTTTATGGGCTCTAGCGTTACCAGCGGCATGGGGCAGGCTGTGGTCGTCTCAACTGGACCGGCTACAGAAATTGGCCATATTGCGCATGTTCTCAGCGCAACGCCGCCACCCACTGCTTTTGAGCATGGCATTAAGGAATTTAGTCTGATGTTGGTCAAGATTGTTTTCCTTCTTGTCTTTGTCATCTTTTTTCTGAATGCAGTGTTAGGCAAAGGATTTTTTGATTCGTTCCTGTTTGCTGTGGCCGTTTCGGTCGGTCTGACTCCGGAACTGCTACCGATGATCATGACGATTAATTTAGCGAATGGCGCTATCGCGATGGCAAAGAAAGGCGTTATCGTAAAATGGCTTGCTTCCATTCAGAACTTTGGCAGTATGGATATCCTATGCTCAGACAAGACGGGTACTCTGACCGAAGGTACATTCAAATTGGTCAGCTATCAAAACTCCGCCGGTGAGCCGGAAGATCTCGTTCGCTTGTACGCGTACTTGAATAGCACACTGCAGAGTGATATAAAGAATCCGTTGGACCTTGCCATCACTGAGGCTGTTCATCCGGACGAAGCCTCAGCGTATAGTAAGGTTGATGAAATCCCCTTTGATTTTGTCCGGAGAATGCTTTCGGTAGTTGTTGCAAGTGGCGATGAACGCCTCCTGATTGTGAAGGGTGCGCCGGAAAGTGTAATGAGCAATTGCAACTACTATTACAAGTCAGGAGAAACGCCGGTTTTTGATGAGACGATCAAGTTTGCTGTCCAAAAGCAATTTGAGGCCGAGAGTCTGCAAGGGCATAAAGTAATTGCAGTTGCCTATAAAACCGTCAATCCCATACAGCAATCGTTTGGTATTGAAGACGAGCATGATCTGATTTTCTTAGGGACGTTATCCTTCTTCGATCCGCCGAAAGGTTCTGTTGCTGAGACACTGGAAGCATTGCGCGGCATGGGGGTTGCCGTCAAGGTACTTACCGGTGATAATGAACTGATCACCAGCCGGGTTTGCCAAGATGTGGGGATACCGGCAGAACGCATTCTGATGGGCAGTGAGATGGATCGAATGTCTGATGAAGCGTTAGGGCGAGTCATTGATGATGTTGCTATCTATGCCCGTTTGACGCCGGTTCAAAAAAATCGGGTAATCAGCCTATTAAAGCGGAAGGGGCATGTGGTTGGCTATATCGGTGATGGCATTAACGATGCTCCGTCACTGCGAACGGCGGATGTGGGCATATCTGTCAATAATGCTGTTGACGTTGCTAAGGAAGCAGCTTCGATTATCCTCTTGGAAAAAAGTCTGGGCGCATTGAAGGATGGCGTCTTCGAGGGGAGACGCACCTTTGCCAACACGATGAAGTATATCATGATGGGCACTAGTTCCAATTTTGGCAATATGTTTAGCATGGCGGTCGCTGCGGTCATGGTTCCGTACCTGCCAATGCTGCCGGTTCAGATTCTGCTGAACAATCTTCTTTATGATATGTCCCAGATTACGATTCCGACAGATGCCGTTGATCCGAGTTCCATCGCAAAGCCCAGACGCTGGGATATGGTTTTTATTCGTCGCTTCATGCTGGTATTTGGGCCGGTTAGTTCAGTCTTTGATATTCTTACCTTTGGGGTGCTGATCGTTGTTTTTCATGCGTCAGAGTCGGTGTTTCAGACAGCTTGGTTTATTGAGTCGCTGGCTACGCAAATATTGGTTATCTATGTTATCCGATCGCGCTATAGCATTTTATCCAGTCGGCCAAGTAAATGGCTGATGTTTACCACCCTGACCTGCGTAGTAGCAGGAGTAATCGTACCCTATACGGCGCTTGGTACCTTTTTCGGATTTACACCATTAGCAATGCCTTACCTATTCGCTATTGCGGCTTTGGTCATGGTTTATCTGGTGATGGTAGAAAATATAAAACGCTGGTTTTATCATCGATATGGCTGGTAA
- a CDS encoding radical SAM/SPASM domain-containing protein, giving the protein MRKYKKVYIEITNVCNLNCDFCPQTKRKAEFMSETAFKQILDQIKPFTEYINLHVKGEPLLHPHLGSFLDISYEKGFKVNITTNGTLIDELTNMLIEKPALRQINFSLHSFDGNQNELSKDVYIDNILKFSSRAVLESNMIISLRLWNLDEALLTECQRRRNLAIIHQIEEHFALAYKIQGNLSETKALKLSERVYLNQDVEFKWPSLKEEEDFNKGYCFGLRNQIAILVNGTVVPCCLDGEGIINLGNIHEVNFADIVTGQRAENIRLSFSNNNVVEELCRKCGFRKRFNK; this is encoded by the coding sequence ATGAGAAAATATAAGAAAGTGTATATAGAAATTACAAATGTATGCAATTTAAACTGTGATTTTTGCCCTCAAACCAAAAGGAAAGCTGAATTTATGTCAGAAACTGCATTTAAGCAGATTCTAGATCAAATTAAACCTTTTACAGAGTATATCAATTTACATGTGAAAGGAGAGCCTTTATTACATCCTCATTTAGGGAGTTTCCTAGATATAAGCTATGAAAAGGGTTTTAAGGTAAACATTACAACAAATGGTACTTTAATCGATGAACTAACAAATATGTTGATTGAGAAACCTGCATTGAGGCAAATCAATTTTTCACTTCATAGCTTTGATGGGAATCAGAACGAACTATCTAAAGATGTGTATATCGACAACATTCTTAAATTTTCCAGTAGAGCTGTATTGGAATCGAATATGATTATATCCTTACGATTATGGAATTTAGATGAAGCTTTGTTAACAGAGTGTCAACGAAGAAGAAATCTGGCTATTATTCATCAAATCGAAGAGCATTTTGCTTTGGCTTATAAAATTCAGGGTAATTTATCGGAAACTAAGGCCTTAAAATTATCGGAACGAGTTTATTTGAATCAAGATGTTGAGTTTAAGTGGCCTAGCTTAAAGGAAGAAGAGGACTTTAATAAAGGCTATTGTTTTGGCTTAAGAAATCAAATTGCTATTTTAGTTAATGGTACAGTAGTACCCTGTTGCCTTGACGGAGAAGGAATAATAAATTTAGGCAATATTCATGAAGTCAACTTTGCGGATATTGTAACTGGACAAAGAGCGGAAAACATAAGACTTAGTTTTTCCAATAATAATGTAGTAGAAGAACTTTGCAGAAAATGTGGCTTCAGAAAAAGATTTAACAAATAG
- a CDS encoding DUF523 domain-containing protein encodes MIIVSACLAGVDCRYNGLAYPIPEVVEMVKTCKALPICPEILGGLPSPRHPSEQCNGRIICDDGTDVTEQFIRGARIAANIASLLRCKKAILKAKSPSCGCGKIYDGTFSHTIISGDGVFAKMLKEQSIDVCTEEDI; translated from the coding sequence ATGATTATTGTTAGCGCGTGTTTGGCTGGAGTCGACTGTAGATATAACGGACTAGCCTATCCGATACCTGAAGTAGTTGAAATGGTCAAAACCTGCAAGGCTCTGCCAATTTGTCCAGAAATATTAGGCGGCTTGCCTTCACCCCGTCATCCTTCAGAGCAATGCAATGGGAGAATAATCTGTGATGATGGTACAGATGTAACAGAGCAGTTCATCCGAGGTGCTAGAATTGCTGCTAATATTGCCTCTTTATTAAGATGTAAAAAGGCTATTCTCAAGGCAAAGTCTCCTAGTTGCGGATGTGGTAAAATTTACGATGGCACCTTTTCGCATACGATAATCTCTGGTGACGGTGTCTTTGCTAAAATGCTGAAGGAACAAAGCATAGATGTCTGCACTGAAGAAGATATATAA